The region AATTGCTGGTActactttttgttttggcaCCCCTTCACCCACAGTGGGACAACTCGAATGAGCAGCAGGTGACCCTCAAGGACGTCCAGTTCGATCTCTCCGGGCAGTTCTACTGCGAGGTCTCCACGGATACGCCCATCTTCACCAAGGCCAGCGCCGACGAGCTGATGAGCGTGTTCTGTGCGTAATAATACCCAACATGATAAGGCCAACAGCCAGCTTAATTACACCTatatgtatctttgtatccTTACCCATTTGCAGTGCCCCAGACGGGTCCGCCCTCCATAAGGTTTCGCAAGCGGACGCCCTTCGTAGTGGGCGAGAAGCTCTACGCCCTGTGCAACACCACCCGCGGCCGGCCCGCCCCCCACATCACGTGGCTAATCAATGGGAAAAAGgtgcgtatgcgtgatattTGAGGCGGGCAATTCGGCCAAATTCGATTGCGCAATCGAGGCCCGTAATCGGAGCCAAATTGCAATGGATTATTTACCGCGGCGCGTCCGAATGTCTGACTATGTGCGAGAAATGCCGCCGGGCAGCTGGTTAATCACTGGGATAATGCACTGGCAACGACTGCCTGGGGATGGGAACACAGACACCCGCACACAAGATTAACATCAGTTTAAgccattttataattatggcCTACATGGCGAGGGCTTTCGTTTTAATTGCAAAAGCCAGCGGCCAGCTGCTGTCGGCGGCCagaggaaatgaaatttaaataaattcattatgGCTGGCCGGGGCCAGTCTAAAATGGAATTTATTCATAAACGCGCCCGCTGGCCATGCAGCAGGGAGTCGCAGTGTATGTGGCCAGTTGTGGAACTCGCCCTTTGGGTCCTGAtccatatttaatttaagccGGACGCGGGCACTCGGCTCCAGATGTGTGGCTCTGGACGGGGCTGTGACATTGAAGTGACTTTTGTAATTGTTTTGCTGATCTGGCAGCCCACCACCACTCATGCCCCAACCACTGACTCACCGCCCTTTCGGGGGCTCCTTTGTGCTCCTTTTCCCCATCGACAGGTGGAGGACAAGTACGTGCGCACCCACCACGCCTACTCGTTCAACGGGAAGCACCAGCGCcgcacgcagcagcagcagcagacgcAGCTGAgtcagcagcagctgcagcagcagtacTACCAGCAGCAGTACTTCAACCAGTACCACCAGCAGTACCACGTCCCCGTGGGCCAGTACATCGACCGATACGACAAGAGCCTGCGCTGGCCGGCCGGAGCACGAGCGGGTGAGTGGTGACCATTGTCTTGGCCACGGAGGAGGGCACTGGGAGGATTGAGAACCATTTTCAGCAACAACATCTTGAAAGTCGTACCAAACCAAAGCTGATcgacctaaaagtatgcagtgaatgAATGCTATTCATGAATTCATTGGAGTTatagcttaaaaatatatagctgcatacttttaggtttatacaaaaactaacttaaaaatatttgtgattTGTGTGGTTCCCCTGAATATTAAACTATGCAATAGTTGgatagttttaaaaaccatAACATTGCTTGGTAAATTACCACATAGTACAGCAAATTCCATTTCCCACAAATAATTTCTCTCTGTGTGTCTGCACTTGACAAGACAACAAGCTGTGAAGCGGCATTGGCAAATGCGACATTTCTGTGCTGTTTGCGTTCCAAACGAGGAACTGCCAATGCGGCGTTTACGTTAATTAGCCTGACTGCTGACCCCCAGTGCTCCTCCTTGTTCTCTGGGCCTTTCCTTTGCCCTGCTCGATTCCCAATTTGCCATTTCACCAATTTTGCCCACCTTTCCCGGCATTGCAGATGAGTTCCCGCACTTTCTGTCGCACCACCATGAGGGGCACGGCCACCACGGCAGCCTGTACAACAATCCCTTCGGCTCGCTGGCCAACTACCATGATGTGGGCGAGTTCCACGAGGTGCACCAGCGCAACtacgacagcaacaacaagaagaTGATGGAGAtcaagaagcagcagcagatggagATGAAGAAGCACAGGTGAGCAGTCGCGGGGATATTTATCAAAAACATCTACTCTGCGACTTGTATTTATGGGCCATACAAATTAAAAGGCGGCAACTTTCAGTTCAGCTTAGGTTGGCTACACTGTAAGTAGCCAAGGGAACATACCTCCGGCGGTCGTGAAAACTTTTGCCCACCACAAACTTTTCATATTCTTATCAATTTCCCAGGTTGCGTGTGTGGCGTGTTTATTAAAGTTTCCTTATCTATGGTCTAAAAGGATTTTCCCCGGCTAAAGCCAACGGGCTGTTGGCACATTGTTAGAGTTTCTTTGCCTTTTGTTGTATAacgcataaataaattttgtatgGCTCCTTGTGGCTGGAAGTACACCCGAGGAACCACCCCTTACAACCTTGCCAGCTTTTCGAAATCTTTACGTGGCGCGATTGGATGTGAAACGTAAATGAatgcaataaattatttacgTTCACCtgtgatattaaaaatcaagCAGAGAAACTTTTCCAATATAACAACTTTTGGCCCCCCAACTTTGTAGGAGTGTGTAGCGACGTGGTTGGGTAGTTCTGTGGGTACTGTACTATATACATGATCCGGCATCCAGTagaaagggggcgtggccaggaGGTGGGCGTGGGCGAGGTGTCAGCTTAATGAAAGCCACGAGTCGCTTGGCGCTTCCACGAAGTGGCTGGCTCTTTGAAGTCCGCATTGCACATACGCCACGTGGCACGTCTTGGGGGGAGGTGGCAGGTCAGAGGTCGGGAGTTGGGGCCACTTGAAATAGAAATGGTCCTGCGAACAAGCAAGGCACTGGAGTACCATGTTCATGGCCTGACAGCTGGACAGCCATTGTGCACCTGAGCTCAACCCTCAACCCCCGGCTCTCAACCCTTTCACCTCAGCTGGCCAAGTGGGTTGACAGATTACGAGGCAGTCCGGGggaaaaaaatccaaaatagGACCAGCTCAAATGTCACGGCCCCTGGTAATTGGCAAATGAATTTGCCGTTTAAGGACGGTTACTTGCCGCTTGGCTTTCACATTAGCATAAGCCGAAAAGTTTCGAATTCAGCCTCCGTAGAATGCCGAGTTTATGGCCGTTAAAAGTTGGCGGCGCGCATGTGTGTGCGAAATAAAACCACTTGGTTAATTTGCCATAAAGTAAAAACCATAATTTACACTCGTGCCATTTCCTCGCCGGGTAATCAGCGAATGCTAATTGCATTTGCCGCGGGAAAGAAGCCGGCCCGAATGCACGAGCAGTGcggaaaactattttataaataatttcccaCAATTCAGAGTGCTGTAAGTAGAAGGTAGTCCTGCCAGACCTGCCTTCCTGCAGAGGATGTGGCGGGCTGGGGGAGGAACTAATTTCGCTGAGAGCCCAATGGCaatatgaaataatttatattcaaaGCGCACGAGGCGCTAACGCTTAACATAAGCTTCACTCCTGGCAGGCAAAAAGGAGATTGGAGTAGTCCTTGAGCAGGAGAATACGCTATCCTTTTGAAAGAAACATCTCACTTGAAATGAAGTTTACGTGAGAACGTTTGTTTTAAAAGGATTTACGAAATCTCAATTTACGGTGCcggaaagtatgcaatacaatttgaaatttgaCTTAGCATACTTTATGACAGcctaattttttctttttatacttAAATAGCTTGATCAAGTTACTTATCTGACAATTAAACTTGAATGAATGAAAAAAGGAAGTAACTCCTAGACCCCATTCATATCATGAGTACATTTTACAGAATAGATCTCCCCCACGCTCTATAAGCCTTCCCCAATACCCCTTGTACTCCATGATAGCCGGCTGGAGCCGTAAATTACGTCAAATTGTAAACGATTTTTTCCACCCACCATACTTGGCTTAACCATCCTTAACCATCCTTGCAGACACCTGTAGACGGCTTCAGTTATGGGCTTATGTGGGCGTGATTTCAGCCCCCGACCATTACTAAAACTGTGAAGCCCCTTCTGCCATAAAACCATGTGATAAGCGTTGCATATTTATGCAGCCGCCTGGCGTAAGCTGGTGGAAAGTTGAAATTTCCCAGGCCGAGAGGGGGTGGGATCACTGAAAAGTGCACATGCAACAGCAGCGAAAACAAAGGCAGGACAAGGCCGAGCGGTGCTACAATAACCAGTAACAGGCAGCGTTTATGTGCATGCCAATGTGCATAAATTCCTTGGGTTCTCCGccgtttatgtttatgtttgtgAGGGCTGCTTGGCTGGCCAGGCGTGGAATAAACTGCGCTGTTTATTAAGTTTGTGCATCATGGGGTGGCAAGCTTTGCTGTATGCCACGCGGGGGGGTGTGGCGAAAATATTCGTGttattttatgcaaatgcaatgCTAATGTCACCGCCCACTGCATAACCCCCAATGAACCCAGAAGCCCGAATCATGAACCCAGCGACCTTGCAAGATTTATGGGTCGCATAAAATATTGAGTGGGGTCATTCGAATGTGCTACTATCTCAGTACCCAGCAGACTGTGGCATCTGCCCGGCAAAGTAATTAACCGCTTAACGTGATTAGTGAATAGCCTGctgacagacagacagatagGAAAGCCAGAAAAGTGTCACTCGAAAGGAGGAACATCAGAATGCTTTCATATGGCCATGGTTCTATACGAGCACGAGCACGAGTATATCATGTATTGTTTGCCTTCCACGGTTTGTTTCTTTGTTTTCTCTGGGGCACAGCTTGAAGACCCTTTAAGATTGCAACATGAAAAGAACAAAACCGAATGGCAGGCAACGAGCTACAACGGCAGACGTTGCACGGCTGAAAAGCCCATAACACGTAGCTCTGAATGAACACTTGTCGAGGGAATGGCCAACAAAGCAGGGAAGCCTGCTTCGGGAAACCGAAGTTAATTCACCCTGTTTTCGTTGAAAAATGCTTGCCTCTTATTAAGTTTCATTAGTGGCTTTAAAGTCCcttaaaaaggtttaaaaagtattgaacaatttattttgaatgcTGCAGACCAACGAactgataatattttataaaacccttccatataatatttttagtggtgtctaaaagtaggcaacaatcttttatatacattaaaattaaattaaatattttcatagcatacttttggacatattttgtaatatatgAAGCCCCATAAGATATTTATGGCATCCCCTATTATAAATctaaatgtacatttttttggaTAAAGTTAAGTACCATTAATCCAAGTGGAAAACAAAAGTAATTgtagttaaattaaaaatgacaaagaGCACTTATTTCCTGCATTATAAAAAGTCGACTGGTATGAATAGGGTGTTAGTTCTGTTCATAAGAAGGATGGCTCGGAATGGCCCGGCAAGGACATGGTTACAGGAATGGGAATGGCGGGCTTTATGCAGTCAAAAAGTAGTTTACACGTTGTTGCACAATTTATGTTTGTGCAACACGTAAGGCCTTTTGTGGCAGGCCCACGCCAGCAGAGAGCCGAGTCGAAACTAAATGTTGGGCAGGTCTGAAGGTCCTTGTCTGCGTCTAGCTTCAACCTGGCTTTTATTCCGGCAGTTGGCTGCCCCTTGCACACTTCCTTTGTGCCAGAAGCCCCGCTCCGGACAGAAAACACACACACGATATGGCCGAAAAGCAATCCAAAACGCCAACAAGCAGGCTGGCTTAAATCGGCCACTGGAAACACCTCTTTAATAGcaggttttcttttttgggtCTCCCCTGAGCTCACTTGCCACTTGGCTGCAAATGGAATTgctattaaaagtaaatttttgaattatttttgagGTATGCCGGGGCGAGTGCTTAGGCCACCGCGAAGGACTTGCGGAGGGCAGAAAACAAAGCCCTTTCTGGTTTTCTAGCATTCTAGCTTTTGGTTTTTCCTGACTTACTAGCTGGAATTTCATGATGGTCAACAAAGGAGCGCGCCCCCTGCAAATGCAGCTggtaattttcatttaatgcTCAGTGTGGTTTTCTTGTGCAGGAGCAAATTGCCACCGACTTGACCCTCAGAAAGGGCGGCCATTAAATGTCGCGACTGAAACTCAGAAATTGGCTCTGTGCGGCGCTAATTAGCTCTGCCCCTGATCGCGTGTGTGGCGCTAATCCTTTTGGGGCGGGTCGAAGGTGCTGCCATAAGCCGGGGTCAGGGGGCGCACGGTCACCTCGGTTTACGGCCACTTTCTCAACCAACCCAATGCCAATGcgcttttagttttaattgcaGGCCAACCTGCTGACCGATAGCAACTACAAGGCGCTGAAATCATGGCCCCCATTAATCCAGACAGCAACCACACGCCTATTGGGTACACATTAAATTaagtttgtattttataaagtaGCAGTTAGAGGATGTGGGCTGGGCAGTCCGCTTACTTGACCTTGTTCACCGGCAGGTAGGTGGAGCTGGGCGCAGCAGCTGCAGGTGGGATATATCCTGCCGCGGGAGCCTCCAGCTCGGCGGCTACACTTCCGGCGGAAGCCCTGCGCTCATCaatcagctgctgctgctgcgcctgctgcACCTGCTGCACTTGCTGCGCCTTGGTGGCAAAGTCCAGCACAGGTGCCACGCCTCCATTGTGCGAGGTGGAGGAGCCGCCCAATCGCTCGTACTCCTGCTGAATGGTCCGCTGGGCATTGATGGCATCCTCCTGGGTGCGATACTTGACGAAGTGCACCTCCGGCTTGCTGGCGCTCACATGGTTCAGGTTCTGCAGCTGGTTGGCCAGGCTGGAGAGGTCGCCCTGCTTGGTCAGCACATAGATGGCGGTCTGCTGCTCGGCAGCCTGCTTGGCCAGGGCCAGGGCGGCGTTCTCCAGACCCTTGTTCTCGGGCGCCCTGATGAACACCACGCGCAGGTTCTTCTTGAGGGACTGGGCCAGGTCACCGATGCTCCTGGTGTCCTCGAAGTCAGCCTCGGGGGCGGAGTAGGTGAAGAACTCCTTGTTGAACTCGCTGCTCACGGGGGCATAGTTGCTGGAGTAGGAGCCTCCAGATAGGGAACCTCCGGAGATAGAACCTCCCGAGAAAGAGCCTCCCGAGATAGAGCCTCCTGAGAGGGAGCCTCCCGAGATAGAGCCTCCTGAGAGGGAGCCTCCTGAGAGGGAGCCTCCCGAAATGGAGCCCCCAGAAATAGAGCCTCCACCGACAGAACCACCAACACCTGCTCCATAGTTGTAGCCGCCCACATCAGCGCGAGCCACAGCCAAGACAGCCAAAATCTGAGGAAAAACAGACCAAATTAAAACCAACATGGAAAACAAATAACACCCATTAAACTTACGATAAATCCACGCATATTGATGGCCGCTCTCCTAAGCAATTTTCGATGAAATCTCTTAACCCCGGGAGGTGTAAGCCGCTAATGATGCAGCCCATCTGGCAGAGGGGCGTTTTTATAGCTCGACAGCCCCGAGCGAGTCCAATCTAAGATGCAGATTTCCGAGCTGAGCTGGGACAGCGGGTGTAGCCCATGCCATTGATCCGAAATCCACGGCCAATAGCCGTTGCAGGTGACGCAAAAGCCAGAAAAACTGTATCCGCCAGCATTAGTTTGCATAAATTCGAAAACGGTTTGCCAATTTCGACGGCCaacgaaatgcaaaaacaAACTGGAATAGTTTGGCCTACCAAACCATCAAATTATGGCCATTTAAGTGGAGCAATGCCGGCCGATTTGCATAGCTGgttgtatttaattaattgcaaACACTACACATCCCCATCTGGGGAAGAGGagaaaaacaaatcaattaCAATATCCACAGAATTCTGGGAATGATTGgccaaattcaaaattaattaatgcagTCGATTTATCATTCGTTCAATTGGCAGCCGCCGGCGGCAGTGGAGATTGGCTATGAAAGATCGTCACAAATCAGGCGCTAATCGAACGGCTGCTCCGGCGACTGTCCACAGTATCTGGTTTATGGTCATAATTACGAGTTTCGTAAATAAGCCAGAAAACAACACGCACAAAAAAcctatttatgcaaattaaccCCATGTCGCTTGTGGCATTTTTCTGTGGCTTAGGGTTTCattttattgtgtttttttcCCCGTTTCCATTTGCATATTATCGGGCATTTATGATGGCTTTCATTGGGGAATTTGATATGCGCGATTCATTCATCGATTGCCCAATTGAACTCCGAAGCCGGGCATTTCGAGGTATACTTTTCGGCCCGTCAGCAGTGTCTGCCAAACTGTTCGGCCGGTAATGAACTTAGCCCTGCGGAGCCGGGCTTGCCATGGCTTTCCATCGAAATGCAATCAAGTTAATTACGGAAAtatgcatttttcaagccaaACATGAACATGCAACTCCGTGATTGACGATAAATGCCCAATTAAGCCAATTACCAGCGGTCGGCCCATACCCCCGGCAGTCAATCGCGTGCAACATGTGTGGCAGGGCCCTGGGGCAGAAGACTGCCACTACTTTTgtaataatttcatttaaactAAATTCATCAAATTGTTTTTCCTAATTGAGTGGGTTAAACGATGATACTGCTACCATAATGAACAATTTTCCGTTTGATTTGACCTCTAATTAGTGGGCCAACCCAGGTGGAAGTGTTTCGTTTGGCAGCAGAACACGCAtgcaattaatataaatagttCCAGGGGCACTTAATGAAGTTTTCGCATTCGCATTTGCATAGCAATGCCAAACAGCTGTCTCTCTTTGGCATTTTGGCCCTGCTTTTGTCGGTACGAAGCAATCCCAGGGTTTCCAGCCAGGTGGAGTGGGAATCGAAGCGAGAATGGGAGTGGGAATGGGCGATGGTGCCACTTTATAGTGCATAAATTATTCAATGAACCGCATGCCAGGACGAGTCAGCGACGACAAAGAAGCTCTGCTGTCAGTTATAATTTCACACGCGTAACAGTTGCCGTTGTCAGCCGGGTAGAGTTGAGTTCGTGGTGGTATGAAGGTTGCCAACGGTGCCAGCGGAGTTTCCGGTCGACCTACACTGCAAGAACTCTTACgcttattataaaaaaataaaaaaatttgaaggatcatataaaaattatctatgcttttaaattataacataaaacagtagcttaaaatcaaatattcaTCTAATGcaagaaaaactaaaacatATTCTAGTATCAAGAACAATTTGTTCTTGCATGTATATTATAAgagttttttcttctttttctcaaataaataattttaagaatttagtaggtaaaaaagttaaatttattGGAAACTGAGCatgatttacttattttaaatataaattcttttaatatattta is a window of Drosophila biarmipes strain raj3 chromosome 3R, RU_DBia_V1.1, whole genome shotgun sequence DNA encoding:
- the LOC108025384 gene encoding putative mediator of RNA polymerase II transcription subunit 17; this encodes MRGFIILAVLAVARADVGGYNYGAGVGGSVGGGSISGGSISGGSLSGGSLSGGSISGGSLSGGSISGGSFSGGSISGGSLSGGSYSSNYAPVSSEFNKEFFTYSAPEADFEDTRSIGDLAQSLKKNLRVVFIRAPENKGLENAALALAKQAAEQQTAIYVLTKQGDLSSLANQLQNLNHVSASKPEVHFVKYRTQEDAINAQRTIQQEYERLGGSSTSHNGGVAPVLDFATKAQQVQQVQQAQQQQLIDERRASAGSVAAELEAPAAGYIPPAAAAPSSTYLPVNKVK